The following DNA comes from Cellulophaga sp. HaHa_2_95.
GACTTACTAAAATCGCAATACTTGAACGGAATTGATGATCAAAGAATTACAGACTACAACAATAGCTATAATACCTTACAGCCCTATTCTAATTACAAGCTCACCATTCCCAATGACAATGTAAGACTAAAAATCAGTGGCAATTATATGTTGGAAGTTTATGACAGTAATTACGAAATCGTATTTTCAAGAAGGTTTGTGGTCTATCAAGATTTAGTCACGGTTGGAGTTACCCCGAAAAGAACTCGTGATTTTGAATTTATCACTGAAAAGCAAATCACTCAAATAAATATAAACTACAGCAACTTCTCCTTAGTAAATCCTAAAAAGGAAGTTAAACTAGCAATTATTCAAAATTATTATTGGCCTACTTCTTTACAGAACATTAAACCCCAATTTGCGCTAGGCACAGAACTCGTCTACAAATATGATAGCGAAACGAGTTTTTATGCTGGAAATGAATTTTTAAATTTTGACACTAAAGATTTAAGATCCGCGACTGCTGCCATCTCCTCTATAGAACTCACCGATCTTTACAATCATTACCTTTTCACGGATATCTTTAGAAATGACAGACCCTACACCTATTTTCCTGATATTAATGGAGATTTTGTCGTAAGAACTTTACAAGGTGATGATTCTTCAAGAGAAGCTGAATACACCAAAATTCATTTTAGCCTTCCTTATAAAGAACAGATTGATATGGATGATGTTTATGTGTTTGGAAAATTCAACAACTACGCATTAACAGCTGAAAACAAAATGATTTTCAATGCTGAAAATGGACTTTTAGAAGCTACTATTTTAATGAAGCAAGGATTTTATAATTATAAGTATGTTACGAAACAAGGAGACACGATAGATTTGAACAAAATATCAGGAAACTTTCACAACACAGAAAATCATTATTTGGTCTTAGTCTACTATAGAAATTTCGGAGACTTATATGATAGTATTATCGGTATTGGATCAGCCAGCGCTACAAACATTAGCAATTAAAAAAGTCCTTCATGTCCTTCGAAAGCATAATTACATCGAAGTTCCTTGCTAAGACTATAAAAAAAATAAAAACTTTCATACCTTGCTTATTATTAAGACGTAAAACATGGTTTTGAGCTAATTTTGACATTTTCTGAAATGTCAAAATTTTATTAAAGTTTCGTTTCTATGTTAGTTATTTCTTAATTTTAAGACTAAAGCAATCTGTAATCCTAATAGCAAATTTAGCATTTGAAAGCAATGACAACTCAGATAACAAAAGGGATAAAAATTTCTGTAAGCACAAGTTTTGAAGGTACGTTTTTTAAAAATTACAAAACGCATTACGCCTTTGGATACACTATTACCATAGAAAACCAAAGCAAGGATTCTGTACAGCTAACTTCTCGTCATTGGAAAATATATGATTCTCTAAATGAATTAGAAGTTCTTGACGGCGAAGGAGTGATTGGAAAAAAACCAGTTATTTTACCTGGAGAATCTCACACCTACAGTTCCGGCTGTTTACTAACCTCTACAATTGGTGCCATGAAAGGTCATTACAATATGGTTAATTTTAACACTAATGAAAAATTTAGAGTATACATACCTACTTTTAAATTTAGTACTCCTTTTACCTTGAACTAATACCATTATCTTTTTTTTATAGCTCTCAACTTTTAGTACCTTTACCATCACTATTTTAATTTAAAAATAAAGACAAATGGGTAAAGGATTTTTCAAAGTTCCGACAGCTATCAACGAACCTATAAAAGGATACGTACCAGGATCTCCTGAGCGCGAAGAAGTTTTAAAACAATACAAATCATATTTCAACGGCAGTGTTGATGTTCCTTTATATATTGGAAGTGAAGAAATAAAAACAGGAAACACAAGAACAATGTCTCCTCCTCACGACCATAATCATATTGTAGGAACATACCATGTTGCAGAAAAAAAACATGTTACCCAAGCTATAGATAATGCTTTAGCCTCTAGAAGCGCTTGGGCTAATCTTCCTTGGGAACAAAGAGCTGCTATATTTTTAAAGGCTGCAGAATTGCTTGCAGGACCTTATAGAGCAAAAATTAATGCCGCTACAATGATAGCGCAATCTAAGACTATACATCAAGCAGAGATTGATGCTGCTTGTGAGTTTATTGATTTTCTACGTTTTAACGTACAGTACATGACGGAAATTTACCAAGAGCAGCCAGCATCTGCGCCTGGTATTTGGAACCGTGTTGAATTTAGACCTTTAGAAGGTTTCATTTATGCGATTACACCATTTAATTTCACAGCTATTGCAGGTAATTTACCAGCAAGTGCAGCAATGATGGGTAATGTTGTTGTTTGGAAACCAAGTGACAGCCAAATATTCTCAGCTAAAGTTATTGTTGATGTTTTCAAAGAGGCAGGTTTACCTGATGGTGTAATCAATGTTGTTTACGGAGATCCAGTGATGATCACCGAAACTGTTTTAGATAGTCCTGATTTTGCAGGGATTCACTTCACAGGATCTACACATGTGTTCAAAGAATTATGGAAACAAATTGGAAACAACATCCATACTTACAAAACATATCCAAAAATTGTTGGAGAAACAGGAGGTAAAGATTTTATTGTAGCGCACAAAACTGCAAACCCTAGTCAAGTTTCTACTGCAATTGTAAGAGGCTCTTTTGAATTCCAAGGTCAGAAATGTAGCGCAGCTTCTAGAGTATACCTTCCTAAATCTATCGCTAACGAAGTACTAGAAAACGTTAAGGCTGATTTAAAATCGATTAACAAACCTGGTTCTCCGGAGGACATGTCTAATTTTGTGACCGCTGTTATTCACGAAGGATCATTTGATAAATTGGCAAAGTATATTGACCAAGCTAAGAAAGATGACAACGCAGAAGTTATTGCTGGTGGTAATTACGACAAATCTAAAGGGTACTTCATTGAGCCTACTGTTATCGTAACTACAGATCCTAAATACACTACTATGGAAACGGAATTATTCGGACCTGTAGTAACCATATATGTATATGAAGATGAAAACTGGGCTGAAACATTAAAATTAGTAGACAGCACCTCTGAATATGCACTTACTGGAGCTGTATTAGCTACAGATCGTTATGTTATAGAAGAAGCAACCAAAGCATTACAAAATTGCGCAGGTAACTTTTATATTAATGACAAGCCAACTGGTGCTGTTGTAGGACAACAACCATTTGGTGGTGCAAGAGCTTCTGGTACCAATGATAAAGCGGGATCTGCTCAAAATTTATTACGTTGGGTATCTCCTAGACTAATTAAAGAAACATTTGTCACTCCTGTAGATTACAGATATCCGTTTTTAGGATAATAATATAGTACACAGTATTAAATCCCGAAGAAAGCATACTTCGGGATTTTTTTTACACCAAACTTAACAGAACAAACAAACGCTGGGAGCGTCCAATAAGATTTTCAAAATAGTGGCTGTAAAAAACCTTATTTTTACAAATAATAAACTCGAAACCAACCCTTTAAACAAAAATATATGACACTTAAATTAGCAACACTACTCGGAGTATTCTTTATGGTAACATTTTCTCACGCGCAGAAAGCATCCAAAACACAGAACCTTGAAAGTCCAATAGAAAATTTAACACAAACGACCATCCATGATGTGTTAATTGGAAATCAAAAACAAGTGATTCAATTGGCAGAAGCATTTTCAGAAGCACAATATGCTTGGAGACCTATGGATGGAGTGAATTCTGTTAGCGAAGCACTTTTACACGTCGCTGGCGGAAATTACTTTTTAGCATCAAAAATGGGCTTTGCTCCACCAGAAGATGTAGATGTAATGGGCTTAACTAAAATTTCAGGAAAAGAAAATATCATAGCTGCACTAAAAAAATCTAATGAATTTGTTCTTGCCTCTATTTTGATGGTTAAAAATGACAATCTAACGGATGAAGTAGATTTTGGATTTGCAAAAATGAGCACCTTAGCAGGCCTTCTAGCTATAATGGAACACAATGGGGAACATAAGGGACAGTTGATTGCTTACGCTAGATCTAACAATGTTACACCACCTTGGAGCTTAAATTAAAACACTATACATCCAAAATATCTAGCCGCTAACACCAAATGTTAGCGGCTATTTTTATATAAATGCATAGACTCAATTTGACAATGAACTATTAAAAAAGTGGTAAAAACCTGAAAATCAGCTAAAATAATTGACATTCCATATACTAACTATGTAAATTTAACGTTAATTAATTGTAAACAAACAGTGTAAATAGTACCTTTACACTTCTTAAAACGGCGGATTATGAAAGATAGAAGTTCAAAAACTAAAAAAAAATCACAAACATTTACGTTTGAAAGTATTGCAGAATACGTAAAAAATTATGCTAAAACTTGCAGACAGTCATATTTGAGTCTACTTAGTATTTAATATTACTACACCAATGCTAAATAAAAAAGCTCGATTTATATCTTTATAAATCGAGCTTTTTTTTATCCTCTATATTTTAAAGGAAGATAGACCACCTTTTTAGTTTCAAAGAATTCATAATCATAGAAATCAGACAAATCAAAGAGCTCTACAGTTTTATATCCTTGCAACTCTTCGGAAAGATCTCCTCCTTTTAAATATAAAATTCCGTTTTTACGTTCATGCAAAGAGTCCTTCTTTATTTTCCCTTTTGTCCAGTGAACGAATGTAGGCATAGCAGCTACTGCCCTACTCACTATAAAGTCAAACTTTCCTTTAACGTTCTCTACACGATCATTTATAGTAGTCACATTCTTAATACCTAATCCGGCAACAACCTCATCAACTACTTTAATTTTTTTTCCTATAGCATCTACAAGCGTAAAGTGGGTTTCTGGAAATAAAATTGCCAAAGGTACTCCAGGGAAACCGCCACCAGTACCCACGTCAATTACTGATGATCCCGGTAGAAACTGATGTACTTTAGCAATACCCAAAGAATGTAAAACGTGTCTTAAATACAATTCATCAATATCTTTCCTAGAAACCACATTAATCTTCATATTCCAATCCTTATACAGGTCTGCTAGCAAAACAAACTGTCTTTTCTGATCCTCAGTTAAATCTGGAAAGTGATTAACTAATATATTAACATCCATAAAAAAGTAATTTTAATGCAAAAATAACACTTTAAAAATCATAATTATTTCATTTTTAAGAAGGTATTTTGAATTACCAAAAATGAATTAACTTATCTTTGTTAAAAACAATATCATGACTAAAGAAACCGTTCGATTTTCCAGAAAGGATTCTACCCAATTCTTTAAAACATTAAACAAGAGGGTAAACGATTACTTCAAAGAGAATAAAATAAAAAAAACAGGAGATTGGCGATTACATTTAAAAACAGCTGTAATGTTCGCTTTATTTTTAGCACCCTATTTTCTAATACTTACCTTAAACCTTCCTAACTGGGCCAACTTATTATTAACTATTCTAATCGGAATAGGTATGGCAGGTGTTGGTATGAATGTAATGCATGATGGAAATCATGGTTCTTACTCTAACAAAAAGTGGGTAAATAAATTAATGGGAGGTAGCATTTATATTCTTGCAGGTAACGTATTTAATTGGCAAGTACAACACAATGTATTACACCATACGTACACCAATATTCATGAACATGATGAAGATTTGGAAGCCGGAAGAATTCTTAGATTCTCTAAGCATGCGGAATGGAGAAAACACCATAAATTTCAGCATTTCTATTCAGTATTTCTATACGGATTACTGACGTTTAACTGGGCCATTACTACCGATTTTCAACAAATGTACCGCTACACGAAACGTAAGTTATCTTATGGCGAACTACCAAACCCTTTTGTAAACTGGAGCAAACTGGTTATCACAAAAATTATATACTTAACTATTTGGATTGTTCTTCCGATGCTTATTTTGAGTATTGCTTGGTGGAAAATTCTAATAGGCTTTTTTATCATGCACTATGTGGCTGGCGTAATCTTAAGTGTAACCTTTCAATTAGCGCATGTTGTTGAAGATGCAGACACGCCATTACCAGATGAAAATGGCAATATGAAGAACACATGGGCGATTCACCAACTATTTACTACGGTTAATTTTGGAACTAAAAACAGAATAGTAAACTGGTTCACAGGAGGTCTAAACCACCAAGTTGAACATCATATTTTCCCTAATATTAGTCATGTTCATTACACAAAAATTGCTAAAATTGTTAAAGAGACTGCAAATGAGTTTAATTTGCCTTACAACGAATACAAGACGACGAGAAAAGCTATAATTTCGCACTTTAGTCATTTAAAAGAACTAGGCAAAAAGCCTTCGATACAGTATTAGAAAATTATATAAAATGAGTAACCATTTATCTGAAAGAGTTAACAACTTAGCAATATCAGCCACTTTAGAAATGGCTGCAAAAGCAAGAGAACT
Coding sequences within:
- a CDS encoding DUF5103 domain-containing protein translates to MKKYFLLSLLLVSFLSVTAQIQEEINAPENIKTIVFKGETEDQFPIALLGDPIYLEFDDITAGEYDYYYKITHCNYDWTPSDLLKSQYLNGIDDQRITDYNNSYNTLQPYSNYKLTIPNDNVRLKISGNYMLEVYDSNYEIVFSRRFVVYQDLVTVGVTPKRTRDFEFITEKQITQININYSNFSLVNPKKEVKLAIIQNYYWPTSLQNIKPQFALGTELVYKYDSETSFYAGNEFLNFDTKDLRSATAAISSIELTDLYNHYLFTDIFRNDRPYTYFPDINGDFVVRTLQGDDSSREAEYTKIHFSLPYKEQIDMDDVYVFGKFNNYALTAENKMIFNAENGLLEATILMKQGFYNYKYVTKQGDTIDLNKISGNFHNTENHYLVLVYYRNFGDLYDSIIGIGSASATNISN
- the apaG gene encoding Co2+/Mg2+ efflux protein ApaG, with the protein product MTTQITKGIKISVSTSFEGTFFKNYKTHYAFGYTITIENQSKDSVQLTSRHWKIYDSLNELEVLDGEGVIGKKPVILPGESHTYSSGCLLTSTIGAMKGHYNMVNFNTNEKFRVYIPTFKFSTPFTLN
- the pruA gene encoding L-glutamate gamma-semialdehyde dehydrogenase encodes the protein MGKGFFKVPTAINEPIKGYVPGSPEREEVLKQYKSYFNGSVDVPLYIGSEEIKTGNTRTMSPPHDHNHIVGTYHVAEKKHVTQAIDNALASRSAWANLPWEQRAAIFLKAAELLAGPYRAKINAATMIAQSKTIHQAEIDAACEFIDFLRFNVQYMTEIYQEQPASAPGIWNRVEFRPLEGFIYAITPFNFTAIAGNLPASAAMMGNVVVWKPSDSQIFSAKVIVDVFKEAGLPDGVINVVYGDPVMITETVLDSPDFAGIHFTGSTHVFKELWKQIGNNIHTYKTYPKIVGETGGKDFIVAHKTANPSQVSTAIVRGSFEFQGQKCSAASRVYLPKSIANEVLENVKADLKSINKPGSPEDMSNFVTAVIHEGSFDKLAKYIDQAKKDDNAEVIAGGNYDKSKGYFIEPTVIVTTDPKYTTMETELFGPVVTIYVYEDENWAETLKLVDSTSEYALTGAVLATDRYVIEEATKALQNCAGNFYINDKPTGAVVGQQPFGGARASGTNDKAGSAQNLLRWVSPRLIKETFVTPVDYRYPFLG
- a CDS encoding DinB family protein, which translates into the protein MTLKLATLLGVFFMVTFSHAQKASKTQNLESPIENLTQTTIHDVLIGNQKQVIQLAEAFSEAQYAWRPMDGVNSVSEALLHVAGGNYFLASKMGFAPPEDVDVMGLTKISGKENIIAALKKSNEFVLASILMVKNDNLTDEVDFGFAKMSTLAGLLAIMEHNGEHKGQLIAYARSNNVTPPWSLN
- the rsmG gene encoding 16S rRNA (guanine(527)-N(7))-methyltransferase RsmG; its protein translation is MDVNILVNHFPDLTEDQKRQFVLLADLYKDWNMKINVVSRKDIDELYLRHVLHSLGIAKVHQFLPGSSVIDVGTGGGFPGVPLAILFPETHFTLVDAIGKKIKVVDEVVAGLGIKNVTTINDRVENVKGKFDFIVSRAVAAMPTFVHWTKGKIKKDSLHERKNGILYLKGGDLSEELQGYKTVELFDLSDFYDYEFFETKKVVYLPLKYRG
- a CDS encoding acyl-CoA desaturase translates to MTKETVRFSRKDSTQFFKTLNKRVNDYFKENKIKKTGDWRLHLKTAVMFALFLAPYFLILTLNLPNWANLLLTILIGIGMAGVGMNVMHDGNHGSYSNKKWVNKLMGGSIYILAGNVFNWQVQHNVLHHTYTNIHEHDEDLEAGRILRFSKHAEWRKHHKFQHFYSVFLYGLLTFNWAITTDFQQMYRYTKRKLSYGELPNPFVNWSKLVITKIIYLTIWIVLPMLILSIAWWKILIGFFIMHYVAGVILSVTFQLAHVVEDADTPLPDENGNMKNTWAIHQLFTTVNFGTKNRIVNWFTGGLNHQVEHHIFPNISHVHYTKIAKIVKETANEFNLPYNEYKTTRKAIISHFSHLKELGKKPSIQY